A portion of the Stigmatella aurantiaca DW4/3-1 genome contains these proteins:
- a CDS encoding Hsp20/alpha crystallin family protein, translated as MADLSVRRGTGSTPQRTREWDPFQQMQELMNWDPFELANHPWFANRQGPPAFVPAFEVRETKEAYIFKADLPGVDEKDIEVTLTGDRVSVSGKREREKREESERFYAYERSFGSFSRAFTLPEGVDGDNVRADLKNGVLTLTLPKRPEVQPKRIQVASSGTEQKEHIKA; from the coding sequence ATGGCCGATTTGTCTGTTCGTCGTGGGACTGGAAGTACTCCGCAGCGCACCCGTGAGTGGGATCCCTTTCAGCAGATGCAGGAGCTGATGAACTGGGATCCGTTCGAGCTGGCGAACCACCCGTGGTTTGCCAATCGCCAAGGCCCGCCGGCGTTCGTCCCCGCTTTCGAGGTGAGGGAGACGAAGGAAGCCTACATCTTCAAGGCGGACCTGCCGGGGGTGGATGAGAAGGACATCGAGGTGACGCTCACGGGAGACCGCGTCTCGGTGAGTGGCAAGAGAGAGCGCGAGAAGCGCGAAGAGTCTGAACGCTTCTATGCCTATGAGCGCAGCTTCGGCTCGTTCAGCCGCGCGTTCACCCTTCCGGAAGGCGTGGATGGAGACAACGTCCGGGCCGACCTGAAGAATGGGGTGTTGACGCTCACGCTGCCCAAGCGGCCCGAGGTGCAACCCAAGCGCATCCAAGTGGCCAGCAGCGGCACGGAGCAGAAGGAACACATCAAGGCGTAG
- the era gene encoding GTPase Era yields MASKTYRSGFAALIGRPNVGKSTLLNQLTGEKIAIVSPKPQTTRNRILGVVTRPEGQVAFIDTPGIHQAKGELNRYMVEVALQAAEEVDLVLFVVDVPGGEKLEVGPGNRMILERLQKLGKPTFLVINKIDTLPKALILPLIDLYRNEFPFAEVVPISAREGDGVDRLFQVALQHLPEGERIFDEDMLTDQQERTLVSEYIREQVLRHCRQEIPYSTAVLVEVFDESEREPRPDAPPGPLAGLIRIAASIYVERDSQKAIIIGKQGQMLKTIGTDARKAIQRLLGAHVYLSLRVRVEPRWSDRPEGLKKLGYE; encoded by the coding sequence ATGGCCTCGAAGACCTATCGCAGCGGCTTTGCCGCGCTCATTGGCCGCCCCAACGTGGGCAAGAGCACGCTGCTCAATCAACTCACCGGCGAGAAGATCGCCATCGTCTCCCCCAAGCCACAGACGACCCGGAACCGCATCCTGGGCGTGGTGACGCGCCCCGAGGGCCAGGTGGCCTTCATCGACACGCCGGGCATCCACCAGGCCAAGGGAGAGCTCAACCGCTACATGGTCGAGGTCGCCCTCCAGGCGGCCGAGGAAGTGGACCTGGTCCTCTTCGTCGTCGACGTCCCGGGAGGCGAGAAGCTCGAGGTGGGGCCGGGCAACCGGATGATCCTCGAGCGGCTGCAGAAGCTGGGCAAGCCGACCTTCCTGGTCATCAACAAGATCGACACCCTGCCCAAGGCGCTGATTCTTCCGCTCATCGATCTGTACCGCAACGAGTTCCCCTTCGCGGAGGTGGTCCCCATCTCCGCCCGGGAGGGGGACGGGGTGGACCGGCTCTTCCAGGTGGCGCTCCAGCACCTGCCCGAGGGGGAGCGCATCTTCGACGAGGACATGCTCACCGATCAGCAGGAGCGCACGCTGGTCTCCGAGTACATCCGGGAGCAGGTGCTGCGGCACTGCCGGCAGGAAATCCCGTACTCCACCGCGGTGCTGGTGGAGGTCTTCGATGAGTCCGAGCGCGAGCCGCGGCCGGATGCGCCGCCGGGCCCTCTGGCGGGCCTCATCCGCATTGCCGCCTCCATCTATGTGGAGCGGGACAGCCAGAAGGCCATCATCATCGGCAAGCAGGGCCAGATGCTGAAGACCATCGGGACGGATGCGCGCAAGGCCATCCAGCGGTTGCTGGGTGCGCACGTCTACCTCTCGCTCCGGGTCCGGGTAGAGCCTCGCTGGAGCGATCGCCCCGAAGGGCTCAAGAAGCTGGGTTACGAGTAA
- a CDS encoding alpha/beta hydrolase family protein: MSALRLAVLALAAATTLPCLALAETPAALTPPAGLKFYSPPAEAIPGTPGSVIWSRKLVGAAALKGAGSNELVLYRSTSVQGTPIAVSGIVALPKGTAPAGGWPVITWAHGTVGSADKCAPSRDAIGSPAYKFNQAPHRMLNAFLKEGWAVVMTDYEGLGTEGPHPYLLGLSEAHGVLDILLAARELHPEISKKVAIVGHSQGGQAALFAAAEAKARKDELELRGVLALAPASFMGTLFWLGTQGGDPSEGTAFPALFLTGALAGNPDLKKEDLLSEEGLRLFPEVETKCRVELSKSDSWGGLVPSKMLQENANLTPLMAELRKMHPGDLSIDVPVRIVQGLADERVSPIQTTMLLEQLISKGAQIELRVYPLMDHFGVLARDVENAKNWLKDRLK, from the coding sequence ATGTCTGCCCTGCGTCTGGCTGTCCTCGCCCTCGCTGCCGCCACCACCCTCCCCTGCCTGGCCCTCGCCGAAACCCCAGCGGCGCTCACGCCCCCTGCCGGTTTGAAATTCTATTCGCCTCCAGCGGAGGCCATTCCGGGCACGCCCGGAAGCGTCATCTGGTCGCGCAAGCTGGTGGGAGCCGCCGCGCTGAAGGGGGCGGGAAGCAACGAGCTGGTGCTCTACCGCTCGACCTCGGTTCAAGGAACCCCGATCGCCGTCTCGGGCATCGTCGCGTTGCCCAAGGGCACCGCGCCCGCGGGGGGCTGGCCGGTCATCACCTGGGCCCATGGCACCGTGGGCAGCGCCGACAAGTGCGCCCCCTCCCGCGACGCCATCGGCTCGCCGGCGTACAAGTTCAATCAGGCGCCCCACCGCATGCTCAATGCGTTCCTCAAAGAGGGCTGGGCGGTCGTGATGACGGACTACGAGGGGCTTGGAACGGAGGGCCCCCACCCCTATCTGCTCGGCCTGTCCGAGGCGCACGGCGTCCTCGACATCCTGCTGGCCGCGCGCGAACTCCACCCGGAGATCTCGAAGAAGGTGGCGATCGTTGGCCACTCCCAGGGCGGCCAGGCCGCGCTGTTCGCCGCGGCCGAGGCGAAGGCACGCAAGGACGAACTGGAGCTGCGCGGGGTGCTCGCGCTCGCGCCGGCCTCGTTCATGGGGACGCTGTTCTGGCTGGGCACTCAGGGAGGAGACCCCTCCGAGGGCACGGCCTTCCCGGCCCTGTTCCTCACCGGCGCCCTGGCGGGCAATCCGGACCTCAAGAAGGAGGACCTCCTCTCCGAGGAGGGCTTGCGCCTGTTCCCCGAAGTCGAGACGAAGTGCCGGGTAGAGCTCAGCAAGAGCGACTCGTGGGGCGGCCTGGTTCCCTCGAAGATGCTCCAGGAGAACGCGAACCTGACCCCGCTCATGGCGGAGCTCCGGAAGATGCACCCCGGGGATCTCTCCATCGATGTGCCCGTGCGAATCGTCCAGGGCCTCGCCGACGAGCGGGTCAGCCCCATTCAGACCACCATGCTCCTGGAGCAACTGATCAGCAAGGGCGCCCAGATCGAGCTGCGCGTGTACCCCCTCATGGACCACTTCGGGGTGCTCGCGCGTGACGTCGAGAACGCGAAGAACTGGTTGAAGGACCGCCTGAAGTAA
- the rnc gene encoding ribonuclease III, with product MEKQSLQERVQTLETRLGVPFLRKDLGLAALTHKSYFNEHRDAGLQDNERLEFLGDAVVDLAISHRLMERFPLAAEGELSKLRALIVNEEGLARIARRLSLGELLLLGRGEEMTGGREKNSLLADALEAVVGAVFLGAGMEPVMVLVDQHFAEALDGVAQGRSGLDYKTKLQEDAQTRLKVPPRYRVVAEAGPDHEKTFEVEVSIGSELYARATGRNKKEAEQAAARATLDMLRKDDTPK from the coding sequence GTGGAGAAGCAGAGCCTGCAGGAGCGTGTCCAGACGCTGGAAACCCGGCTGGGGGTGCCGTTTCTCCGCAAGGACTTGGGGCTGGCGGCCCTCACCCACAAGAGCTACTTCAACGAGCACCGGGACGCGGGGCTCCAGGACAACGAGCGGCTGGAGTTCCTGGGGGATGCGGTGGTGGACCTGGCCATCAGCCACCGGTTGATGGAGCGCTTCCCCCTGGCCGCGGAAGGGGAGCTGTCCAAGCTTCGGGCCCTCATCGTCAACGAGGAAGGGCTGGCGCGCATCGCCCGGCGGCTGAGCCTGGGGGAGCTGCTCCTGCTGGGGCGCGGCGAGGAGATGACGGGCGGGCGGGAGAAGAACTCCCTGCTGGCCGATGCCCTGGAGGCCGTCGTGGGCGCGGTGTTCCTGGGGGCGGGGATGGAGCCGGTGATGGTGCTGGTGGACCAGCACTTCGCCGAGGCCCTGGACGGCGTGGCCCAGGGGCGCAGCGGCCTGGACTACAAGACGAAGCTCCAGGAGGACGCGCAGACGCGGCTCAAGGTGCCCCCGCGCTACCGGGTGGTGGCCGAGGCCGGGCCGGACCACGAGAAGACCTTCGAGGTGGAGGTCTCCATTGGCTCGGAGCTGTACGCGCGCGCCACCGGCCGGAACAAGAAGGAGGCCGAGCAGGCAGCCGCCCGGGCCACCCTGGACATGCTCCGGAAGGACGACACCCCGAAGTGA
- a CDS encoding acyl-CoA dehydrogenase family protein has translation MDFELPESHRALRASLKDFCERRVKPYAREWDQNETFPMEVVRELGQLGVMGMLVSEEYGGAAMDSLAVAVAVEEIARYDGSLALTVASHNGLGTSHIRVFGNEAQKRKYLPKLATGEWLGAWGLTEPGSGSDASGLRATAVRQGDAWVLNGAKMFITQGTVGDAFVVLALTSPEKRQKGITAFILEKGMKGFSQRPIHGKLGMRSSDTAELILENVEVPDSQRLGEVDRGFIDTLKILDKGRITIGALAVGLGRGALEESVRYARERSAFGQPIAEFQGLRWMFADMKTELDAARLLVHRAASMADQNQPYTQAASMAKLFASEAATRACNKAVQIHGGYGYTREFPVERYLRDAKLCEIGEGTSEVQRTVIAREIFKG, from the coding sequence ATGGACTTCGAACTTCCAGAAAGCCACCGCGCCCTCCGGGCTTCCCTCAAGGACTTCTGCGAGCGCAGGGTGAAGCCCTACGCCCGGGAGTGGGACCAGAACGAGACGTTTCCCATGGAGGTGGTCCGGGAGCTGGGCCAGCTCGGCGTCATGGGCATGCTGGTCTCCGAGGAGTACGGCGGGGCCGCCATGGACAGTCTGGCCGTGGCGGTGGCCGTCGAGGAGATCGCCCGCTATGACGGCTCGCTGGCGCTCACGGTGGCCTCGCACAACGGCCTGGGGACCAGCCACATCCGCGTCTTCGGCAACGAGGCCCAGAAGCGCAAGTACCTGCCCAAGCTGGCCACCGGCGAGTGGCTGGGCGCCTGGGGTCTCACCGAGCCGGGCTCGGGCTCGGATGCCTCGGGCCTGAGGGCCACGGCGGTGCGCCAGGGCGACGCATGGGTGCTCAACGGCGCCAAGATGTTCATCACCCAGGGCACCGTGGGCGATGCCTTCGTGGTGCTGGCGCTCACCAGCCCCGAGAAGCGCCAGAAGGGCATCACCGCCTTCATCCTGGAGAAGGGGATGAAGGGCTTCAGCCAGCGCCCCATCCACGGCAAGTTGGGCATGCGCTCCTCGGACACGGCGGAGCTCATCCTGGAGAACGTGGAGGTGCCGGACTCGCAGCGGCTGGGCGAGGTGGACCGGGGCTTCATCGACACGCTGAAGATCCTCGACAAGGGCCGCATCACCATCGGCGCGCTGGCGGTGGGGCTCGGCCGGGGGGCGCTGGAGGAGTCCGTGCGGTATGCCCGCGAGCGCTCCGCCTTTGGCCAGCCCATCGCCGAGTTCCAGGGGTTGCGCTGGATGTTCGCGGACATGAAGACGGAGCTGGATGCGGCGCGCCTGCTGGTGCACCGCGCGGCCTCCATGGCCGATCAGAACCAGCCGTACACCCAGGCAGCCTCCATGGCGAAGCTCTTCGCCTCCGAGGCGGCCACGCGCGCCTGCAACAAGGCCGTGCAGATCCACGGCGGCTATGGCTACACCCGCGAGTTCCCCGTCGAGCGCTACCTGCGCGATGCGAAGCTGTGCGAGATTGGCGAGGGGACCAGCGAGGTCCAGCGCACCGTCATCGCCCGTGAAATCTTCAAGGGTTAA
- a CDS encoding MFS transporter, with translation MTALRVPGVRQRLRSIFSGSVGNLIEWYDFYIYSAFSLYFAKAFFPSGNPLVEQLNTAGVFALGFLVRPLGGWAMGISADLHGRRAALTLSVSLMCLGSLIIALCPTYQQIGVAAPGVLILARLLQGLSLGGEYGTSATYLSEVATSRHRGFYSSFQYVTLILGQLLATVTLLVLQRLVLTQEQLEAWGWRIPFVCGASLSVFGFYMRRNMAETEAFQAEAAKRPVRHPMRELLNHPREIALVVGLTLGGTIAFYTYTVYMQKFLVNSVGLSRDQATLISVASLFLYMLLQPVFGFVSDKVGRRPVLLWFGVMGTLCTVPLLTALTRTRDAWTAFLLVMAALVIVSGYTSINAVVKAELFPASIRALGVGLPYALTVSLFGGTAEYLGTWLKLSGHETWFFWYVTACILCSLLVYLFMRDTQREHRFAEAEHEAPRPRL, from the coding sequence ATGACGGCCCTTCGCGTGCCCGGCGTGCGCCAACGCCTGCGCTCCATCTTCAGCGGCTCGGTCGGCAACCTCATCGAGTGGTACGACTTCTATATCTACTCGGCCTTCTCGCTGTACTTCGCCAAGGCGTTCTTCCCGAGCGGCAACCCCCTCGTCGAGCAGCTCAACACCGCGGGGGTCTTCGCCCTGGGCTTCCTGGTCCGCCCCCTGGGGGGCTGGGCCATGGGGATCTCCGCGGATCTCCACGGACGACGCGCCGCGTTGACGCTGTCCGTCTCCCTGATGTGCCTGGGCTCGCTCATCATCGCGCTCTGCCCCACGTACCAGCAGATCGGCGTGGCGGCGCCCGGGGTGCTCATTCTGGCGCGGCTGCTGCAAGGGCTCTCGCTCGGCGGTGAGTACGGCACCAGCGCCACGTACCTGAGCGAGGTGGCCACCTCGCGCCACCGCGGCTTCTACAGCTCCTTCCAATACGTCACGCTCATCCTGGGACAGCTTCTGGCGACGGTGACGTTGCTGGTGCTCCAGCGCCTGGTGCTCACCCAGGAGCAGCTCGAGGCGTGGGGCTGGCGCATCCCGTTCGTGTGCGGCGCGTCCCTGTCGGTGTTCGGCTTCTACATGCGCCGGAACATGGCGGAGACGGAGGCCTTCCAGGCGGAGGCGGCCAAACGCCCGGTGCGCCACCCCATGCGGGAGCTGCTCAACCACCCCCGGGAGATCGCCCTCGTCGTGGGGCTCACCCTGGGGGGGACGATCGCCTTCTACACGTACACCGTCTACATGCAGAAGTTCCTGGTGAACTCGGTGGGCCTGTCGAGAGATCAAGCCACGCTCATCTCGGTGGCCTCCCTCTTCCTTTATATGTTGTTGCAGCCGGTGTTCGGCTTCGTCTCCGACAAGGTGGGCCGCAGGCCCGTGCTGCTGTGGTTCGGGGTGATGGGCACCCTGTGCACGGTGCCCCTGCTGACGGCGTTGACGCGGACCCGGGATGCGTGGACGGCGTTCCTGCTGGTGATGGCGGCGCTGGTCATCGTCTCGGGCTACACGTCCATCAACGCGGTGGTGAAGGCGGAGCTGTTCCCGGCGAGCATCCGCGCCCTGGGCGTGGGGTTGCCGTACGCGCTGACCGTCTCCCTCTTCGGGGGAACGGCGGAGTACCTGGGCACCTGGCTCAAGCTGTCGGGCCATGAGACGTGGTTCTTCTGGTACGTCACCGCCTGCATCCTGTGCTCGCTGCTCGTCTACCTCTTCATGCGGGACACGCAGCGGGAGCACCGGTTCGCGGAGGCCGAGCACGAGGCGCCTCGCCCGCGCCTGTAA
- a CDS encoding peptidylprolyl isomerase, whose product MGMMDEVRSGKDLYATFETTEGDIVVQLFSKDAPKTVENFVGLATGEKGWTHPETFQPQVGTPLYDGTLFHRCIEGFMIQGGDPLGRGNGGPGYRFEDEFQSGRKFSKPGLLAMANAGPHTNGSQFFITVVPTPHLNNKHTIFGEVVKGYEVADRIANQLPKDRNDRPTQDVRIRKLTISTTAP is encoded by the coding sequence ATGGGAATGATGGACGAGGTACGTTCAGGTAAGGATTTGTACGCCACCTTCGAGACCACCGAGGGCGACATCGTCGTCCAGTTGTTCTCGAAGGATGCGCCCAAGACGGTGGAGAACTTCGTGGGGCTGGCCACGGGGGAGAAGGGGTGGACCCACCCCGAGACGTTCCAGCCCCAGGTGGGCACGCCGCTGTATGACGGGACCCTTTTTCACCGCTGCATTGAAGGGTTCATGATTCAGGGCGGCGACCCGCTGGGCCGTGGCAACGGGGGCCCGGGGTACCGCTTCGAGGACGAGTTCCAGAGCGGCCGGAAGTTCAGCAAGCCGGGCCTGCTGGCCATGGCCAACGCGGGCCCCCACACCAACGGCAGTCAGTTCTTCATCACCGTGGTGCCCACCCCCCACCTCAACAATAAGCACACCATCTTCGGCGAGGTGGTAAAGGGCTATGAGGTGGCGGATCGCATCGCCAACCAACTGCCCAAGGACCGGAATGACCGGCCGACCCAGGATGTCCGAATCCGCAAGCTGACCATCTCCACCACGGCGCCGTAA
- a CDS encoding epoxide hydrolase family protein — MTKTLAEQPGEGAAPVSPSPSRRALLHGAAGLGALAAGAAVAGPGLAFAAPAGLPLPPATPGITPFKIAVPQSALTDLKRRLGATRWPERETVEDWSQGVPLAKLQGLVEYWRTRYDWRRAEATLNRFPNYRTQLDGLGIHFLHARSKHENALPILLTHGWPGSVIEFLKLIPLLTDPTAHGGKAEDAFHVILPSLPGFGFSDKPTQKGWNMARIAKAWAELMQRLGYTHWVAQGGDWGAGVTTALAHLQPAGLAGIHLNFPLVFPEKLPTTDLSPEEQRALAQAQAFNTHGSGYFLLQTTRPQTVGYALADSPSGQAAWIYEKFQGWTDNKGDPESALSQDEMLDNISLYWLTDTAASSARIYWENAGSNFSGGKLDLPVGVSVFPRELFRAPKRWAEQTYSKLIYWNEPDRGGHFAAFEQPALFAHELRECFRQLRAK, encoded by the coding sequence ATGACGAAGACACTCGCAGAGCAGCCGGGCGAAGGCGCAGCCCCCGTCTCCCCGTCGCCCTCACGCCGCGCCTTGCTGCACGGCGCCGCTGGCCTCGGGGCCCTGGCCGCCGGGGCGGCCGTGGCGGGACCCGGCCTCGCGTTCGCGGCGCCGGCAGGCCTCCCCCTTCCCCCAGCCACCCCGGGCATCACCCCGTTCAAGATTGCCGTCCCCCAGAGCGCGCTCACCGACCTGAAGCGGCGGCTGGGCGCGACGCGATGGCCCGAGCGCGAGACGGTGGAGGACTGGTCCCAGGGCGTTCCGCTGGCCAAGCTCCAGGGGCTCGTCGAGTACTGGCGCACCCGGTATGACTGGCGGCGCGCCGAAGCCACGCTCAACCGTTTCCCGAACTACCGCACGCAGCTCGACGGGCTGGGCATCCACTTCCTCCACGCGCGGTCCAAGCATGAGAACGCCCTGCCGATTCTGCTCACCCATGGCTGGCCCGGCTCGGTCATCGAATTTCTGAAGCTCATCCCCTTGCTGACGGACCCCACCGCCCACGGCGGCAAGGCAGAGGACGCCTTCCACGTCATCCTTCCCTCGCTGCCGGGCTTCGGCTTCTCCGACAAGCCCACCCAGAAGGGCTGGAACATGGCGCGCATCGCCAAGGCCTGGGCGGAGCTGATGCAACGGCTCGGCTACACGCACTGGGTCGCGCAAGGCGGTGACTGGGGGGCGGGCGTCACCACCGCCCTGGCCCATCTCCAGCCGGCCGGGCTGGCGGGCATCCACCTGAACTTTCCGCTCGTCTTCCCGGAGAAGCTTCCCACCACGGACCTCTCGCCCGAGGAGCAGCGGGCGCTGGCACAGGCGCAGGCGTTCAACACCCACGGGTCGGGCTATTTCCTCTTGCAGACCACGCGTCCCCAGACGGTGGGCTACGCCCTGGCCGACTCCCCCTCGGGCCAGGCCGCGTGGATTTACGAGAAGTTCCAAGGCTGGACCGACAACAAGGGGGACCCGGAGTCCGCGCTGAGCCAGGACGAGATGCTCGACAACATCTCGCTCTACTGGCTGACGGACACGGCGGCCTCCTCGGCGCGCATCTACTGGGAGAATGCCGGCTCCAACTTCTCGGGGGGCAAGCTGGACCTCCCGGTCGGGGTCAGCGTCTTCCCGCGCGAACTCTTCCGCGCACCGAAGCGCTGGGCCGAGCAGACCTACTCGAAGCTCATCTACTGGAACGAACCCGACCGGGGCGGCCACTTCGCGGCGTTCGAGCAACCGGCGCTCTTCGCGCACGAACTCCGGGAGTGCTTCCGTCAGCTCCGCGCGAAGTAA
- a CDS encoding peptidylprolyl isomerase, whose protein sequence is MLRILATSLLLAASLAGAQPAAGKWTKKVQAGKDLYATLKTSQGDIVVQLFSKDAPKTVANFVGLATGEKEWRNPTTGDMSKKPLYSGTIFHRVIPGFMIQGGDPLGSGRGDPGYRFEDEFQSGRTFDKPGILAMANAGPGTNGSQFFITTSTPAHLNNRHTIFGEVVKGYEVVEAISNVPRGAMDRPQTEVTLTQVELSDKPPKGLTPAKTPAPAPGNAKTPGPKAPPKP, encoded by the coding sequence ATGCTCCGGATTCTCGCGACTTCCCTCCTGCTGGCCGCCTCCCTCGCGGGGGCTCAACCCGCTGCTGGTAAGTGGACCAAGAAGGTCCAGGCCGGCAAGGACCTCTACGCCACCCTCAAGACGAGCCAGGGCGACATCGTCGTCCAGCTCTTCTCCAAGGATGCGCCCAAGACGGTGGCCAACTTCGTGGGCCTGGCCACCGGGGAGAAGGAGTGGCGCAACCCCACCACGGGGGACATGTCGAAGAAGCCCCTCTACAGCGGGACGATTTTCCACCGCGTCATCCCGGGCTTCATGATTCAGGGGGGCGATCCCCTGGGCTCGGGCCGCGGGGACCCGGGCTACCGCTTCGAGGACGAGTTCCAGAGCGGCCGGACCTTCGACAAGCCAGGCATTCTGGCCATGGCCAACGCGGGCCCCGGCACCAACGGCAGCCAGTTCTTCATCACCACCTCCACACCGGCCCACCTGAACAACCGTCACACCATCTTCGGCGAGGTGGTGAAGGGCTATGAGGTGGTGGAGGCCATCTCCAATGTTCCCCGCGGCGCGATGGACCGGCCGCAGACGGAGGTGACCCTCACCCAGGTGGAACTGAGCGACAAGCCTCCGAAGGGGCTGACCCCGGCCAAGACCCCCGCCCCCGCCCCAGGCAATGCGAAGACGCCCGGGCCGAAGGCGCCTCCCAAGCCGTGA
- a CDS encoding YtxH domain-containing protein — translation MFMTKKAKLMAKSGLYRKWLAQKLAHDVPRIAKNKWDDFDPDDLLHYVGLTTYKPAKASLGGLGAFVIGAALGSVVALLLAPTPGADLRTTVKDKAINYLNKQNINVGQEKTAHA, via the coding sequence ATGTTCATGACGAAGAAGGCCAAGCTGATGGCGAAGAGTGGGCTGTACCGCAAGTGGCTGGCGCAGAAGCTGGCCCACGACGTGCCACGCATCGCCAAGAACAAGTGGGATGACTTCGATCCGGACGACCTGCTGCACTACGTGGGGCTCACCACGTACAAGCCCGCGAAGGCCAGCCTCGGCGGCCTGGGCGCGTTCGTGATCGGCGCCGCGCTGGGCAGCGTGGTGGCGCTCCTGCTGGCCCCCACCCCGGGCGCGGACCTGCGCACCACGGTCAAGGACAAGGCCATCAACTACCTGAACAAGCAGAACATCAACGTGGGCCAGGAGAAGACCGCCCACGCGTAG
- a CDS encoding acyl-CoA carboxylase subunit beta — MSYDQKLLEKIAEVEKGGAEKYHAKNREAGKLFARERIRLLVDADSFVEDAKLANNEDPELPSDGVVIGLGKVAGRTVAIMANDSTVKAGSWGARTVEKILRIQETARALRCPLFYLVDSAGARITDQIEMFPGRRGAGRIFYNEVHLSGYVPQVCLLFGPSAAGGAYIPAFCDLVIMVDGNASMYLGSPRMAEMVIGEKVTLEEMGGAKMHCSVSGCGDVLVKTEPEAIEAAKQYLSFFPENFSQLPPQAASQAPKASGKRLEEIIPADQNKPFDMHALIQELIDAGSWFEVKKLFAQELITGLARIGGRPVGIVANQPKYKGGVLFVDSADKAARFIWLCDAFNIPLLYLSDVPGFMIGTKVERAGIIRSGAKMISAVSEASVPRICVVVRKAYGAGLYAMSGPGFAPNCTLALPQAMIAVMGPEAAVNAVYFNKIQEKPEGERAAYVQQLRDEYRADVDISKLASELVVDEVIPGERLRQELDKRFELYSRSNAPRQEKKHGVHPV; from the coding sequence ATGTCCTACGACCAGAAGCTGCTCGAGAAGATCGCCGAGGTGGAGAAGGGCGGCGCGGAGAAGTACCACGCGAAGAACCGCGAAGCGGGCAAGCTGTTCGCGCGCGAGCGCATCCGGCTGCTCGTGGACGCGGATTCCTTCGTGGAGGACGCGAAGCTCGCCAACAATGAGGACCCGGAACTGCCCTCCGATGGCGTCGTCATCGGCCTGGGCAAGGTGGCCGGCCGCACCGTGGCCATCATGGCCAATGACTCCACGGTGAAGGCCGGCAGCTGGGGCGCCCGCACCGTGGAGAAGATCCTCCGCATCCAGGAGACGGCCCGCGCCTTGCGCTGCCCGCTGTTCTACCTGGTGGACTCGGCCGGCGCGCGCATCACGGATCAGATCGAGATGTTCCCCGGCCGGCGCGGCGCCGGGCGCATCTTCTATAATGAGGTGCACCTGTCTGGGTATGTGCCCCAGGTGTGTCTGCTCTTCGGCCCCTCGGCGGCCGGCGGCGCCTACATCCCCGCCTTCTGCGATCTGGTCATCATGGTGGACGGCAACGCCTCCATGTACCTGGGCAGCCCGCGCATGGCGGAGATGGTCATCGGCGAGAAGGTGACGCTCGAGGAGATGGGCGGCGCGAAGATGCACTGCTCCGTCTCGGGGTGCGGCGACGTGCTGGTGAAGACGGAGCCGGAGGCCATCGAGGCCGCCAAGCAGTACCTGTCCTTCTTCCCGGAGAACTTCAGCCAGCTGCCACCCCAGGCGGCCTCCCAGGCCCCCAAGGCCAGCGGCAAGCGGCTGGAGGAGATCATCCCCGCGGACCAGAACAAGCCGTTCGACATGCACGCCCTCATCCAGGAGCTCATCGACGCGGGGAGCTGGTTCGAGGTGAAGAAGCTCTTTGCCCAGGAGCTCATCACCGGCCTGGCGCGCATCGGCGGGCGGCCGGTGGGCATCGTCGCCAACCAGCCCAAGTACAAGGGGGGAGTGCTCTTCGTGGACTCGGCGGACAAGGCCGCGCGCTTCATCTGGCTGTGCGATGCCTTCAACATCCCGCTGCTCTACCTGTCGGACGTGCCGGGGTTCATGATCGGCACCAAGGTGGAGCGCGCGGGCATCATCCGCTCCGGGGCGAAGATGATCTCCGCCGTCTCCGAGGCCAGCGTGCCGCGCATCTGCGTGGTGGTGCGCAAGGCCTACGGCGCGGGCCTCTACGCCATGTCGGGCCCGGGGTTCGCGCCCAACTGCACCCTGGCGCTGCCCCAGGCGATGATCGCCGTCATGGGCCCCGAGGCCGCCGTCAACGCCGTCTACTTCAACAAGATCCAGGAGAAGCCGGAAGGCGAGCGCGCCGCCTACGTCCAGCAGCTCCGGGACGAGTACCGGGCGGATGTGGACATCTCCAAGCTGGCCAGCGAGCTGGTGGTGGACGAAGTCATCCCGGGCGAGCGCCTGCGTCAGGAGCTGGACAAGCGCTTCGAGCTCTATTCCCGGAGCAACGCACCGCGGCAGGAGAAGAAGCACGGGGTTCACCCGGTCTGA